A window of Salmo trutta chromosome 5, fSalTru1.1, whole genome shotgun sequence contains these coding sequences:
- the vax1 gene encoding ventral anterior homeobox 1 — translation MEVRYNQEPEPGMGLKNGIKDGNNGKDSQGNLSKTFLKDQQESFSPSGTVESCEKNRGSTGDPDYCRRILVRDAKGSIREIILPKGLDLDRPKRTRTSFTAEQLYRLEMEFQRCQYVVGRERTELARQLNLSETQVKVWFQNRRTKQKKDQGKDSELRSVVSETAATCSVLRLLEQGRLLTPPGLPGLLQHCGNGTLGAALRGPSMGMASNGSSSSSSGASSGTAGGSPPLPIVTSSGTVAGLQSSPSAHGLFSFPMPSLLGSVATRMSSNPLSMAGSLAGNLQELSARYLSSSAFEPYSRTNGKESVDKNVLE, via the exons ATGGAGGTCAGATACAACCAAGAGCCTGAACCAGGGATGGGGCTGAAGAACGGCATAAAGGATGGGAACAACGGCAAGGATTCCCAGGGAAACCTTTCCAAAACCTTCCTAAAGGATCAGCAGGAGTCCTTCTCGCCATCTGGGACGGTGGAAAGCTGTGAGAAAAACCGGGGGAGCACGGGGGACCCGGACTACTGCCGGAGAATACTTGTCCGAG ATGCGAAAGGGTCTATCCGAGAGATCATTCTGCCAAAGGGACTGGATTTGGACCGTCCCAAACGAACCCGGACCTCTTTCACTGCAGAGCAACTCTATCGTCTGGAGATGGAGTTCCAGAGGTGCCAGTATGTGGTTGGGAGGGAACGGACAGAACTGGCCCGCCAGCTAAATCTATCTGAAACGCAG GTTAAAGTTTGGTTCCAGAACCGACGCACGAAGCAGAAGAAGGACCAGGGCAAAGATTCAGAGCTGCGCTCGGTGGTGTCGGAGACGGCGGCCACCTGCAGTGTATTGAGACTTCTGGAGCAGGGCCGGCTCCTCACGCCACCAGGCCTGCCGGGGCTCCTGCAGCACTGTGGCAACGGCACCCTGGGTGCCGCCCTGCGAGGACCCTCCATGGGCATGGCCAGCAacggaagcagcagcagcagcagtggtgcCAGCTCTGGGACGGCCGGCGGCAGTCCCCCTCTACCTATAGTGACGAGCTCAGGGACGGTGGCAGGCCTCCAGAGCTCCCCATCAGCTCACGGCCTGTTCAGCTTCCCCATGCCCTCTCTGCTTGGCAGCGTGGCCACCCGCATGTCCTCCAACCCGCTCTCCATGGCCGGCTCCCTGGCCGGGAACCTGCAGGAACTGTCTGCCCGCTATCTGAGCTCTTCTGCTTTTGAACCTTACTCACGGACCAATGGCAAGGAGAGTGTGGACAAAAACGTTTTGGAATGA